The proteins below come from a single Leptospiraceae bacterium genomic window:
- a CDS encoding PAS domain S-box protein, whose amino-acid sequence MFKKIEGLMSDSKSFDAIKKIIADSEKKDKDTSAQKELLLSYTKRIGKIASFDFDMITNKVEWSDEIYEILERRPDEFDHTADVFSKFIHPDDKENSKLQMQMAIQNKVPYYLEYRLIMPDGRIKYVLSEGQIEVLDEKPIRMIGLTQDITERKSIEEELKIYKHILKNNWDAVVFADLDGIIRYTNSSADELYGFAEGELLGLHVSIFLSGNISESEAIMKTINELGGWSGELIQSRKDGTTFPALLTVSLVKNEQGNPVGYSSNSKNISEKKFYEQKIEGVRNFLDSIINSIPTPVFVKDVLHNWILVNDAFCSFMGYRREELLGRSDYDFFSREEADVFWYNDNKVLVDGEDVTNEESFTDVNRKTKTIITRKRLYVNEAEEIYIVGVITDITHNKEFENELIKAKERAEVTTLAKSEFLANMTHEIRTPMNAILGFSELLKNEIKEGKGKRYIDAIMSSGKNLLNLINDILDLSKIEAGKMQIKLSPVMIHSVMSELKEIFNLNSMEKNLELSFIISSNFPKIILIDELRFRQIVSNLIGNAIKFTESGSVIVKVNAVFNRNNPNKIDLLVAVEDTGIGITDSEQEKIFEAFYQQLDQNISKFGGTGLGLTISCKLAEMMSGEINLRSKVGEGTTFTLRLPEVQIMNEHLEKEEVGNSSLDLPKFSLLIADDIDYNRSLIKDFLSDYEIQFYEAADGRKAVTLAKELKPDIILMDIRMPIMDGLDASRIIKEDDELKNIPIIALTAYVMKGVEEEIKKYCNGFLRKPMSKQDLLSELMILLPTRIS is encoded by the coding sequence ATGTTTAAAAAAATTGAGGGGCTTATGAGTGATTCTAAGTCCTTCGATGCTATCAAGAAAATTATCGCTGATTCAGAAAAAAAGGATAAGGATACATCCGCCCAAAAAGAATTATTACTTTCCTATACAAAAAGAATTGGGAAAATTGCTAGTTTTGACTTTGATATGATTACAAACAAAGTCGAATGGTCGGATGAAATCTATGAGATATTGGAAAGACGCCCAGATGAGTTTGATCATACAGCAGACGTTTTTTCTAAATTTATTCATCCTGATGATAAAGAAAATTCTAAATTGCAAATGCAGATGGCAATACAAAATAAAGTTCCATACTATTTAGAATACAGACTAATTATGCCGGACGGCAGAATCAAATATGTATTAAGTGAAGGACAAATTGAAGTCCTAGATGAAAAGCCAATAAGAATGATCGGGCTCACCCAAGACATAACAGAAAGAAAATCAATAGAAGAAGAATTAAAAATATATAAACATATATTAAAGAATAATTGGGATGCCGTAGTTTTTGCAGACTTGGATGGAATTATACGTTATACAAATTCTTCTGCCGACGAATTATACGGATTTGCCGAAGGTGAACTTTTAGGATTACATGTAAGTATATTCTTAAGTGGTAATATTTCCGAAAGCGAAGCTATAATGAAAACTATAAATGAATTAGGCGGTTGGTCGGGTGAACTAATTCAAAGCAGAAAAGATGGAACCACATTTCCAGCTCTTTTGACTGTATCGTTAGTGAAGAACGAACAGGGAAACCCAGTTGGATATTCTTCTAATAGTAAAAACATCAGCGAAAAAAAATTCTATGAACAAAAAATTGAAGGTGTACGAAATTTTTTAGATAGTATCATTAATTCAATTCCGACTCCCGTATTCGTAAAAGATGTTTTACATAATTGGATTTTAGTTAATGATGCATTTTGTAGTTTTATGGGTTATAGACGTGAGGAATTACTTGGTAGGTCTGATTATGATTTTTTCTCGAGAGAAGAGGCTGATGTATTTTGGTACAATGATAATAAAGTTTTGGTGGACGGAGAAGATGTAACGAATGAGGAGAGTTTTACAGATGTTAACCGTAAAACTAAAACGATTATTACCAGAAAACGTTTGTATGTCAATGAAGCTGAAGAAATATATATTGTTGGAGTGATAACCGATATTACCCACAATAAAGAATTTGAAAATGAATTAATTAAAGCAAAAGAACGAGCAGAAGTTACAACATTAGCGAAAAGTGAATTTTTGGCTAATATGACTCATGAAATTCGCACGCCGATGAATGCTATCTTAGGATTTTCTGAATTACTAAAAAATGAAATCAAGGAAGGTAAAGGGAAAAGATATATAGATGCGATTATGAGCAGTGGCAAAAATTTATTAAATTTGATCAATGATATATTAGATTTATCTAAAATAGAAGCAGGGAAAATGCAAATTAAACTATCACCTGTAATGATTCACAGTGTGATGAGTGAGTTAAAGGAAATATTTAATTTAAATTCAATGGAAAAAAACTTAGAGTTGTCATTTATTATTTCGAGTAATTTTCCCAAAATCATATTAATTGATGAACTTCGATTTAGGCAAATTGTTTCAAACTTAATTGGAAATGCTATAAAGTTTACAGAGTCTGGATCTGTAATAGTAAAAGTAAATGCAGTGTTTAATCGTAATAATCCGAACAAAATAGACTTGCTAGTAGCAGTCGAAGATACAGGAATTGGTATTACAGACTCTGAGCAGGAAAAAATATTTGAAGCATTCTACCAACAATTAGATCAAAATATTAGTAAATTTGGAGGCACTGGACTTGGTCTTACTATCTCTTGTAAATTAGCTGAGATGATGAGTGGAGAGATTAATTTAAGAAGTAAAGTAGGAGAAGGAACTACTTTTACACTTCGATTACCAGAAGTGCAGATAATGAATGAACACTTAGAAAAGGAAGAAGTTGGCAATTCCAGTCTCGATTTACCGAAATTTTCGCTCTTAATTGCTGATGATATAGATTATAATCGGAGTTTAATTAAGGATTTTTTAAGTGATTATGAAATTCAGTTTTATGAAGCGGCTGACGGACGTAAGGCAGTAACTTTGGCTAAAGAACTGAAACCAGACATAATTCTAATGGATATACGAATGCCAATAATGGATGGTTTAGATGCAAGTCGCATTATAAAAGAAGATGATGAATTAAAAAATATTCCTATAATTGCGCTTACCGCATATGTGATGAAGGGAGTAGAGGAAGAAATTAAAAAATATTGTAACGGTTTCCTTCGTAAACCAATGAGTAAACAGGATTTACTTTCTGAGTTAATGATTCTTTTGCCTACCCGTATTTCGTAA
- a CDS encoding PIG-L family deacetylase — MSKIVCIGAHPDDVELSMGGSVLRLLDAGHEVTVLDISDGEPTPHGSIEIREIERKKPQSFLGVNRITLDIKNRYIEETVENRIKLAEIFRSLKCEYIFTHYEYDVHPDHIAVSKLTDSARFYSKLTKCDIIGEPFFPTRVIYYFPNHIKLNLEPTFCVDISPYVEQKQQILECYESQFIKKGQGTFIRESIETNRYFGMRINTKYAEPFYMRDSLGIMEIGKLFLK, encoded by the coding sequence ATGAGTAAAATTGTTTGTATCGGAGCACATCCAGATGATGTAGAACTTTCTATGGGAGGAAGCGTTTTACGACTATTAGACGCAGGACACGAAGTTACTGTTTTAGATATTTCAGACGGAGAGCCTACCCCACATGGATCTATTGAAATTAGAGAAATCGAAAGAAAAAAGCCGCAGAGCTTTCTAGGAGTAAATCGAATTACCCTCGACATAAAAAATCGTTATATCGAAGAAACGGTAGAAAATAGAATTAAACTAGCTGAAATTTTTCGTTCTCTAAAATGTGAGTATATATTTACTCATTACGAATATGACGTACATCCTGATCATATTGCCGTAAGTAAACTCACGGATTCAGCCAGATTTTATTCTAAACTTACCAAATGTGACATCATTGGAGAACCTTTTTTTCCTACAAGGGTAATCTACTATTTCCCCAATCATATCAAACTGAATCTTGAGCCTACTTTCTGTGTTGATATAAGTCCCTACGTTGAACAAAAACAACAAATCTTAGAATGTTATGAATCCCAATTCATAAAAAAGGGACAAGGGACTTTCATTCGAGAATCCATTGAGACCAATCGTTATTTTGGCATGCGAATTAATACCAAGTATGCAGAACCTTTTTATATGCGTGACTCCTTGGGCATTATGGAAATTGGAAAGCTGTTTTTAAAATAG
- a CDS encoding acyl-CoA dehydrogenase — protein MKLLNPKKEKYDHLDEKSRNLMLKTIEFFETKGKLKVLDDDHNKVWYADFLEFVKKEKAFSILMTPKGYGASDSRWDSNRIMAFNEILGFYGLCYWYTWQVSMLGLGPIWLSKNEVIKNRAAKLLEEGAIFAFGLSEKEHGADLIGSDMMLIPNGDGTYRASGDKFYIGNGNKAAIVSTFGKVEGSGEFTFFGVDSQHPKYELKQNVVTSQNYVAEYELHDYPITKDDIISIGREAWDASLATIAFCKFNLGWGSVGIATHAFYESINHAAHRRLFNQYVTDFAHIKQLFMEAYTRIVAMRMFSFRATDYMRTASATDRRYLLFNPMEKMKVTMQGEEAVTALWNIIAAKGLNKDAYFEMAIRDIQMLPRLEGTVHVNMILIMRFMQNYFFKPDASLPVIPRVHTLTDDTFLFNQGATTKGFDKVVFHDYNIAYNSYNLPNISIFKEQIAVFKELLDKAAPDKTQRVDIDFMLTVGEMFTLVAYGQLVLEQAKLTNEDEALIDQIFDFMVRDFSRYATQLYSKPTSTKEQQDYAMKILRKPTLNQERFDKIYKEQIMALVDTYEMNR, from the coding sequence ATGAAACTATTAAACCCAAAGAAAGAAAAGTATGACCATCTAGATGAAAAGTCTAGAAACCTAATGCTAAAGACGATAGAATTTTTTGAGACAAAAGGCAAACTTAAAGTTTTGGACGATGACCACAATAAAGTTTGGTATGCGGACTTTTTAGAGTTCGTGAAAAAAGAAAAAGCGTTTTCGATTCTTATGACTCCAAAGGGTTACGGGGCAAGTGACTCTCGCTGGGATTCGAATCGTATCATGGCGTTCAATGAAATTTTAGGATTTTACGGTTTATGTTATTGGTATACTTGGCAGGTTTCTATGCTTGGGCTGGGTCCGATTTGGCTTTCGAAAAATGAAGTTATTAAGAATAGAGCTGCAAAACTTTTAGAAGAAGGTGCAATTTTTGCCTTTGGTTTATCTGAAAAAGAACACGGGGCGGATTTGATTGGGAGTGATATGATGCTTATCCCCAACGGCGATGGAACTTACAGAGCAAGCGGAGATAAATTCTATATCGGGAATGGTAATAAAGCGGCTATCGTTTCTACTTTTGGGAAAGTCGAAGGTAGTGGTGAATTCACATTCTTCGGAGTAGACTCTCAACATCCAAAGTATGAGTTGAAGCAAAATGTTGTTACCTCTCAAAACTATGTTGCCGAATATGAACTACATGATTACCCAATTACGAAAGATGACATCATTTCTATTGGCCGTGAGGCATGGGATGCTTCTCTTGCGACTATTGCATTTTGTAAATTCAATTTAGGTTGGGGATCAGTTGGTATAGCGACTCACGCATTTTATGAATCTATCAACCACGCTGCTCACAGAAGATTATTCAATCAATATGTAACTGATTTCGCTCATATCAAACAGCTTTTTATGGAAGCTTATACTCGAATTGTGGCGATGAGAATGTTTTCTTTTCGTGCAACTGATTATATGAGGACAGCTTCTGCGACTGACAGACGTTACCTTCTATTTAACCCTATGGAGAAAATGAAAGTCACCATGCAAGGCGAAGAAGCAGTTACTGCTCTTTGGAATATCATCGCTGCAAAAGGATTAAACAAAGATGCTTATTTCGAAATGGCGATTCGTGATATTCAAATGCTCCCGCGTTTGGAAGGAACTGTTCATGTGAATATGATCCTCATTATGCGCTTTATGCAAAATTATTTCTTCAAGCCAGATGCATCTCTTCCTGTAATTCCGAGAGTTCATACTTTGACAGATGATACTTTCTTATTCAACCAAGGTGCGACCACAAAAGGATTTGATAAAGTTGTATTCCATGATTATAACATTGCGTATAACAGTTATAATCTCCCGAACATCTCTATCTTTAAAGAACAAATTGCAGTTTTCAAAGAACTACTGGATAAAGCGGCTCCTGATAAAACACAACGAGTGGATATAGACTTTATGCTCACTGTTGGGGAAATGTTTACTCTTGTGGCTTACGGTCAGTTGGTGCTCGAACAAGCAAAACTCACTAATGAAGACGAAGCTCTGATCGATCAAATCTTTGACTTTATGGTTCGTGATTTCTCGCGTTATGCGACACAGTTGTATTCAAAACCAACTAGCACAAAAGAACAGCAAGACTATGCTATGAAAATTTTACGTAAACCTACTCTTAACCAAGAGAGATTCGATAAAATCTATAAAGAACAAATCATGGCTCTTGTGGATACGTATGAGATGAATCGGTAA